A genomic region of bacterium contains the following coding sequences:
- the pheS gene encoding phenylalanine--tRNA ligase subunit alpha has protein sequence MQAELARLRAELAAASAALADAEALEAFRVRYLGRKGILAGLFQRLAGADPGERPALGKAIHAFQSEVEAALAAARAALAAGAAEALPPGFDPSLPARGPWQGRRHVLAAALAEILDIFRGMGFSVADGPEVELDAYNFGKLNFPADHPSRDAQDTFYVDDEVLLRTHTSPVQVRYMETHPPPVRIVVPGRVYRNEAIDASHAAEFHQVEGLYVDDRVTLGDLATTLQQFARGFFGPQTRLRFRPHFFPFTEPSAEADMACFGCGGSGCRICGGTGWIEVLGAGLVHPRVFTAAGYDPEAVTGFAFGMGIERLVMLRHGVTDIRLFLENDLRFLSQF, from the coding sequence GTGCAGGCGGAACTGGCGCGTCTACGGGCCGAACTGGCGGCGGCGAGCGCCGCTCTGGCGGACGCGGAGGCGCTCGAGGCCTTCCGCGTGCGCTACCTCGGCCGCAAGGGGATCCTGGCCGGGCTCTTCCAGCGCCTCGCCGGCGCGGACCCGGGGGAGCGCCCGGCGCTGGGCAAGGCCATCCACGCCTTCCAGTCCGAAGTGGAAGCGGCACTGGCGGCGGCGCGCGCAGCGCTGGCGGCCGGTGCCGCCGAGGCACTGCCGCCCGGCTTCGATCCCAGCCTGCCGGCGCGGGGGCCCTGGCAGGGCCGGCGCCACGTCCTGGCGGCCGCCCTGGCGGAGATCCTGGACATCTTCCGCGGCATGGGCTTCTCCGTCGCCGACGGGCCCGAGGTCGAGCTGGACGCCTACAACTTCGGGAAGCTCAACTTCCCGGCCGACCATCCCTCGCGCGACGCGCAGGACACCTTCTACGTCGACGACGAGGTGCTCCTGCGCACGCACACGAGCCCCGTCCAGGTGCGCTACATGGAGACGCACCCGCCGCCGGTGCGCATCGTCGTGCCCGGCCGCGTCTACCGCAACGAGGCGATCGATGCCTCGCACGCCGCCGAGTTCCACCAGGTCGAGGGCCTCTACGTCGACGACCGCGTCACCCTCGGCGATCTCGCGACCACGCTCCAGCAGTTCGCGCGCGGATTCTTCGGGCCGCAGACCCGCCTGCGCTTCCGGCCGCACTTCTTCCCCTTCACCGAGCCGAGCGCCGAGGCGGACATGGCCTGTTTCGGCTGCGGCGGCAGCGGCTGCCGCATCTGCGGCGGCACGGGCTGGATCGAGGTCCTCGGGGCCGGCCTGGTGCACCCGCGCGTGTTCACGGCCGCCGGTTACGACCCGGAAGCGGTGACCGGCTTCGCCTTCGGGATGGGCATCGAGCGCCTGGTGATGCTCCGCCACGGGGTGACCGACATCCGCCTCTTCCTCGAGAACGACCTGCGCTTCCTGTCCCAGTTCTAG
- the rplT gene encoding 50S ribosomal protein L20, whose protein sequence is MSRATNNVASRARRKKMFGRAKGYLGKRKNTVRQGTEAVHKAGVYAYVGRRDRKGQFRRLWIVRINAAAHEHGLSYSRFMSGLKRLAVELDRKQLAELAVNDPPAFRVLAQKVQAALGQTG, encoded by the coding sequence ATGTCCCGCGCCACGAACAATGTCGCCTCGCGCGCCCGTCGCAAGAAGATGTTCGGCCGCGCCAAGGGTTACCTGGGCAAGCGCAAGAACACCGTGCGCCAGGGCACGGAGGCCGTCCACAAGGCCGGCGTCTACGCCTACGTCGGCCGCCGCGATCGCAAGGGTCAGTTCCGGCGGCTCTGGATCGTGCGCATCAACGCCGCCGCCCATGAGCACGGCCTCAGCTACAGCCGCTTCATGAGCGGACTCAAGCGGCTGGCCGTCGAGCTCGACCGCAAGCAGCTCGCGGAGCTCGCGGTCAACGACCCGCCGGCGTTCCGGGTGCTCGCCCAGAAGGTGCAGGCGGCGCTGGGCCAGACCGGCTAG